CTTCCCAGCGTGTTGAGCCAAGAAATGTGTAGCACTCTTCCCCGCACCGTTCCGAACCGCTGAATGTTCAACCTCTTCGAACCATACCTCCTCAAGCCACGATGCCTCCTTCGGGGTCTAAAGATTCGCAATCTACTGCTGCGGTGAAAGAATATTTTTCTAAAGTTACTACACCCAAGGCTGACCCTCTCAGGAATCCACCGGTCAAAAGGAAAGGTTCGGATATAAGTCCTCCTAGGACGAAGGAACCCTCGTTGAGTAAAACTCCCAGCCCCGATACTGCGCCGGTCATACGAAGCATTTCGGTGGGAAAGAAAAAGGTTACTTTCAAGCATGTTGATCTCAAAGTATTCAAGGAGAAGCATGACCTCGAGTTCTTTGATGTTAAGTTCTATGCACCAGATGATGACCTTACCTATGACATGATCGTAAACTATAAGTACGATGACCATCATTTGCTGACTAGTGTGGGGGCTTTTGAAGCGGGTTTGATGATGCCCTTGTATAATTCGTgggattccttttattatgatgttcTGGCCGAACGCGAAGGTTTTACTCATAATACTCATTGTCGCTCGGTAGTGCAGCTaagtgggaattatcttcgtacTTTGAAGGAGTGTTATCTTCGAAGCAAGGGTGAgacgatgatgacctgctatgttcccgATCTTGCTGAGTGAGATTTGTATACACCCGCAAATTTTAACGCTTCTTTTGgagattacgtcaatagtagaaATCGCAAGCCATGGAGTGTAGGTCTTCGTACGATTCCTGCTTCTCATGGTGAAGTTCGTCTTTTAAGTGAAGTGAGTGATTCGAAGCTTCGCTATATTCCTGGTACCGAAGGGACTTCTCAACAGAAGCTTTTTCCCAACCGTGAAAAGCTTAAGCGTGACCATAATTATGAATGGCATTCCACAGTCATCGAatttgttggtccttgggcttatggatggGTGTCTGGTCCGCATGGATGGCATCATGTTGCTGGTAGTCAGCCTCGTGATAGCGCTCCAGCTCTCTATGGTGACTTCTGCCCCTGACGGTTGAATTTCGATGGTATGAACTTTGATTATGTCGTTGACGCTTCCGATGAAGACAAAAGCTCTGATGTTGTCCTTCTTTCGAAAGGTAATGCCGCTTCCAAGGTATGGTACCTTATGTTCGAAGGGTAATGCCGCTGCCAAGGTATCGTCCCTTATgttgccccttttcttcttagTTTGAGGTAACTCGAAGCATAGAGAAAATAGTTTTTGTACTGACATGTTGAGTATTATATCCttaggaaaagaagaaaaagaatatagGCGTGGTTCAGTCTTCCACTGCCCCTGTGGAGGAAACAAACATTCATGATGAGGTTAACAACCCCGTAAATGACGAGGATCTCGAGGATGGAGAAGATGTTTCCGATGATGAGGAACGAACAGATACCTCTCCTCCTAATCATGAGAAGGATAAAAACACCGGTGGTGGCGCCAACGAAGGGGCGAATGCCCCCAATGGCACTGGTGGGGATAGAGTTATGCCTGACACTCCTATGAATGATTTCCCTATAGGATCGGTGCAAATAGAGGAATGAGGATGCTGATCTTCAGCCAACAAACCCTACTCcggaattttcttttggtaaaaTTCATTCCGTTGGGGGTCCAATGGATATTAACGCTGCCATGGGGCTAGTTGAGGAGTTTTCTTTGGTTTCGCCAAATGATGAATGATATGTTCTCGGGGGCGAAGGTGAGAAGGCCGCTGGTGGGAGAGTAGCTGAGGATGGTGGCGAAAAAGCAGTTGGTGATGACCAGGAGGAAAATTTAGGTGGTGATGAGACTCGTGCTAACGAGGAGACCGGGGCCAAGAAGAGTTCCCATGGTCAAGGGGATGTGGCTAACATTGGAACTTCCGCTGATGCATCTTCGGAGGATTTTGATAGAGCCATGATGCAGGGCGGTGATGATGCCACACTGGATTGGTTGATGAGGAAAAATATGATGTTTGTGTCGAACCCTGCCCCGGTGATACCTGGTGAGAAAAACTCTGATGCCTTTACCCGCCAAAGGATGCAGTTTTCGTCTCCCGATGAGGTTGCCGAAAGTTGGGAGAAATATTTGGGATCTACCTCTACCAGCTTACTGGTCGATCCCCCTTCTTCCATTGCTAGCATGATGGCTATCGCCGATGGGTACCAGTATGGTTATCCCCAACAGCGTGTCCTTGAAGTAAGTCATCGTTGATTCCTTCTTTTACTGCTGACATACCTCTTTATTGATAGTTATTATTTGTTCGTGATCATTGCAGATAATGAAAAGTGAGCATTGCAACCACACTTTGTACCAATTCTTCAAGGCGAAGTCCCTAAAGCTGGAGGCAaagcttcgtcatagggaagaAGAGTTGAATGTCGCTGAAGTGCTTATTTACGCTAGGGATAAGGATATATTGGAACTGAAGAACCGTCTGAAGGGGAAGGAGCAGCTTGGAGCCGAAGAGGAGAAGCTTCATGTTGAACTTGCATTtgttcgtagtgagttggagaagGCCCGTAACGATGCTTCGTCTTCTAaaggtttgttttctttttctactcTCCCCTTCATCTCTCTCTTTCGTCTCCTTGGAGCGCTATCTGAGTCTCCCCGCCCTATCTTCAGCGGGTGATGTCAGAGAGTTAACATGGCTTCGAAGTGAGAGGACTCGTCAAGCTTCTCGAATTCAGGAATTAGTAACGAAGATTAAAGATGAAGCTGAGAAGTGGAACGCCCGAGCTGATGAACATAACGAACTGGAAGCACGGCATCGAGAAAGGCGGGAACAGATTGTCGATATGAAGAATAAACTTAACCCTGACCGTCGCTTATTTAACGGTGCTTTATTGTGGACTCGTGAAAATCTTCGTGAGGCCCATGAAATTATTTACCGCTTGGAAACTAAGGTGGCAGACTTGGAAGAAGAGTTGCATCAAGCCCGATCCTCCCACGATCCTGAAGTCCAGGGATATATACAACGACTTGTTCGGGAGAGGGACGATGCCAGATCTGAGGCTTTTTCCCTTAATAATGCTTTGATCGCTTCTCGGGCCGATGTTGCTCGTTTAGTGGATTCTGAGAAGGATCTTGAAGTGAATATGTACAGGCTTTCTAAGGGTATAGAAAAAATGAATAAATAAGTTGATCATCTTCGTCATTTAGACTCCATGAAACATGTAGAGTTGGATGAGTGTCAGTTTTCTCTTACTACTCTTCagttggattataagaaaatttcagaggagtatgattttcttgacgaAGCTCTAGTTAATGAATATGAGATAGCTTCGGCTAGATTCGAAGGTATACATTTATTGGGTTGTGAGTGGTTCTGCGACTCTAGCCTTCTAACCCTTTTGTGTTtcctttttcagagctcgagggacagttTAACTTGCAAATGAGAAACTTGAAAATTATCAATCTTCCCTAGTATACCAGGAGGGTCAAACCAAGTATTTCGAAGGGGTGGCTGGATCTAGGGATGTAGAAGCGAAGGAAGCATCCCAGGAGGTGGCCCGCTTGTCATCTCTGTTGTCGCAATCCGAGCTCAAAGCTAATGTGATTActcataaggctcgttgtcagcTGGCCGAGGAGATTAACAAGACTTTAACCAAGATCGAACAAAACCTTCTGTAGGAATATAATATTGTTAAGAAGTATCCTCATCGTCCTATGCCTGAgccataagacggaacaaaaacctaggtttcttctgtgggagacagatttatcctttgatagacttttctgtgtgagatagatttgtttattatcaagtctgtgattttgggatgcaacaactcttggttgtgggtgagatcagctaagggaatcaagtgcgcagtatcctgctgggatcagaagcgtaggagtaaaactgtaccttgaattagtgggagactgattgaggttcaactatagtccagtccgaagttagcttggagtaggctagtgtatgtaacggcttaatacagtgtgtattcaatttggactaggtcccggggtttttctgtatctgcggtttcctcgttaacaaaatttctggtgtctgtgttatttcagtttccgcattatattgtttatctttataattgaactaatacaggttgtgcatttagatcatcaattagatcaatccaaccttggttgttgattatcattgattgatccttggacattggtctttggtaccgtccaagttattccttgtgtttgattagactcgctgatttatattagcttgagtaaatcaaaacaagagagagatattaactccttgagatacttttacctagattgagtctgactgtctagttaattctctagaaattgtttcggagttagtccatacagattgctaagcgaaatattgggtggtgttttagacccccactttttcatataTCTTCTCAAGGATTCTTGAACAGGTTCGAGGAGTAACCCAAACACTTCAATTAgctcagaccacccacctcttaaTTTAGGTAACAAAACTCGCTCGGGATAGTTACATAAATTCATAGATGTTACACCAGATCCAACTAGTTTCCTAACATTATCGAACTCGTGCTATTTATCCTGAACGCATACGATATCACTATCTGcaacagattttcctttttctttcctgtttcttttcctttgtctaTTTGTTTTGAAACTACTCATTTTTTAAAAATCGCTCTGGTCTGCTCTCCAGAGaagggaagaaagaaaaaaaaaattgtgaatgaaaactgaagGGAATATGGGTATTTATAGGCGGTAGAGCACCGAAcatggacggtcgagattaaaCCGCTAGCGGTGTAAACTAGACCCGGCGATCGCTATGAGACCTTTGTACTTAGGATTATTTTAACCAATAGTTCATTCAATCtccaaatcataaatagaatttAAATCGAGGATTGTACAACGTTGTTGTTGAGTGGTACTTTTCAAACATGAGCTCTGCGAATCGGAGGAAAAATAGTTTAATCTTCGTAAACAACACACATACTTCAAAATCTTTTCAACTTTTCATACGATTACACTCTCTTaatcttcatcttcatgattTAGTCTTATTTCATTTTATTTGACCTTTATGATACATTCATCtttttgtttttaagttttttatctaagtttttttcttcttaagttttaAACTGttgattctctttttttttatcttgttttCTTCTTATGGATTGTTAATTTATTTTTGCAAAGACTTCTCTTTCTATCATGAAGGGCATTCGATATTGGACCTTTGTACCCAACTTTCTCCTTCTGCTAACTATTCTGTTACAATCAAATAGAGTATCGTCATATTATTCTTCAACAGTATTGCGTGACATCAAATTTATGATGGTCTTCAATAATAtgttttagtatttttctcaGTTTAATCATGTATATGATTTGGTTACTTGCAACGAGTTACATATTAACTCAGTAGAACCGATCATTCACAGTCAATACAAAAATTTGAATTCTCACTATTCAATCTTTCCCCCTTTCACAATGctgatttttttcaattatgaaagCTGGCAGCCAGATTATTCGCAGTTGACCTTTTTCAAATTAAAAGCagtttattttctcaaaaaaatatCTCAGTCCAGATTATCTATTTCCATTGATACAAAAGATCTATGATTCGTCATTTACTATGATATTATCACCCACTTTCACTCCTTAAATACAGATAACTCTATTCACCCTAACCACAATCCTGAGTCTCTTATTCTCCAAGAAAGAAACTTTGTGGAAATGGCCGAAACTCCTAATACCCAGATCTTGGCCATCACTAATAAAATGCAGAAGACAAACATTCGTGATATTTGTGCCTGATTGATGAGAAGTGTTGTTGGTTCAAAACAGGCTATCCTAACTGAAGCTCAGGAAAATTGTAGCAACACCTTAATTGGTAAGCTTTTTTCAGATGACTCCTTCGAAATTGAAGATGTAAGGAAGGCTGCTAAAGATATATGGAAAAGATACAAAACCAAATAAGTTCGCGCCTTAGACAGGAATATATTTTTATTCAAGTTTTATACTAAAGACACTATGGCTGCTGTGCTCAAGAAAGGTCCGTGGAATATTTTGAAGTGGCACCTGAATCTGAAAGAATATGACCCATCCATCAAAGTGCAAGACCAATTTTTCTCTCATCAAAAATGGAATGTTCAATCCCAATATCTTCTAATAGATCATCATTACAAAGCTGTTGTTAATGATGTTGTTGAAGAACTAGGAGAAAATATCTGGATAGACCCAAAAAACTGTAAACCAGGTAGATTACTGCATATAGATTTGTTTAAGCCTTTGCATAGAGGAGGTTGGTGGAACACATCTGCAGGAGGAGTTTCTTGGGTCTGTTATCACTAGGAGAGATAACCACATAAATCTGCCATGAGTTTTTTTGCATTGACCACAATGAAGATGAGTGTAAAAACACAGCAGATGATCTGAAGATTAGAGGCTATACTAATGAAGAGTACATTGCTTATTGCCATGAACTGGAAACTGCTTACGAAGTTGAGATTATTGATGATCTGGACTTATTGTTGCAAAGAATATGTGAAGCGAGTCTTAAGCGTATGAACAATacaaatgatgaagaccatggaCCTAGTAGAAGACCTAAAAGATCAAGAAAAAATGAGTCTGATAATATCTCAGATCGCACTGAATCTTCTATTGGTGCAACTCAAGATGCTGATGTTCAAGAAAATATATCTGGGAAAGGTACTGGAAAAAGACCATTTGTTGTATCTACTGATGATATGGAGCACGACTTGattgaagaaggagaaattgaTGAAAAGGAGTATCTTCATGATGTGGAGAAAGCACCTGCTACTTTGGTAAAAAAATCTCATTATAATCATTTTATTTCTTTGTGcacttgttctcttcttcttaGTTCTCAAATTTTAAATAGTTATTCTTCCTTTTTCACTCATACAATTACGATCATGAAGATACTTAGTTGGAAGTGCCAAGGCTTCTTAGGTAGAGACACTAGATATCATCTTCACCAATTGAACATCTCCCATGCTCCggatattatttttctttcagcAATTAAAATTAATGATGGCAGAATCATTAACCTTACCAACTTTTTAAATATGCCCAATAAAGTTTATGTTCCTTCCGTGGGAGCATCCGGTGGACTAATCATGTTATGGAAAGATGGTTTTAGTCCGAATATTGTTAGTACCAATGAGAAATTGATTAATGCTTTAGTGAATAATGACCCTAGTAAAGGCGATTGATTTCTAACAGGCTTATACGGTTCTCCATATAAAACTGAACAACTTAATCAATGGTCTGTAATTAATAAACTATGTAGAATTATTAATGTCTCTTAGGTTAATATAACCTTAAACCCCAATGATAGAAACTCTATATGGGCAAACCCAACCCTACCTGAAGTCAAATCTCTTATTAAAGACACTTATCTtactaatttagggtttagaagcaAACCTTTTACTTGGACCAGTAATAAACATGGTACAGGTAAACATAAATCCAGAATAGATAGATCTCTAATTAATAGTGAATGGTATTTAGTCTCTCCAGATGCTCTCCTTACCCATCTTCCCCAAAATGGTAGTAACCATTACCCTATTCTTTTAGAGCTTTATAGAGTTAATAAGAACACAGGAAGAAACTGGAATTTTTTTGGGCACTGGCTACAAAATGATAGTTGTCATGATGAAATAAAAAATGATTGGTATGCTAACTATGCTGGTTTTAATGATTTTGTCTTGACTAACAAGTTATTGAATACTAGACATATCTTAAGCAAATGGAGCAAGGAAATGTTCGACAACATCCAACAGAAAATAACAGAGCTACAGTCTAAGATTACCTGTCTTCAATCATCAGACATTAACGGCAATAATACATCTGCAGTTATAAATCTTGAAAAAGATATCAATTCTCTTAATGACATGTTAGAAAGCTCGAACAGACAGAAAGCAAGAGACATTTTCTTCAACGAAATTGACAAGAATTCCAAGCACTTCCATGTTCCATCCAACAGAAGAGGATCGCGAAACAGAATTTATTCTCTTATTTCTTCAGATGGTTCTTGGTGTAATGATAGAGACTCAATTGTTGTGCTTCTCAGAAATCACTTTCAAAGCATAATGACAACATCTTCTCCAACAAATAGTGATTCTTTCCTTTAGTACATACCTACACGCATTACAACTGAAGACAACCTACAATTGGAAGTTGTTCCAACAGACAAAGAATTACACTTTGCTTTAATGACAATGGATCCATGAACTTCTCTTGGTCCAGATGGATTCCCCTCATAATTTTACCAATCCCAATAGCAGCTAGTCAAAGGAGATGTTTGCAGTATGGTTAAGTCATTCTTCCACTCAGGGTATATTCTAAATCAACTAAATAATACAAGAATTTCTTTGACTCCTAAAACTCAATCCCCAAGAAAACCAGAAGATTTTAGACCAATTTTCTTATGCAATACGGCTTACAAGATAATCTCAAAGATCATTTCGTTGAGAATGAAGAAAGACATGCCCAACATCATATCTCACATGCAGTTTGCATGTGTCCTAGGAAGACTGAATTCAGAGAACATTTGTATTgttcaagagattgtgcaagccATGAAGAGGAAGGAAGGCAAAGCTGGTCATCTTGCGCTGAAAATGGATATGTCTAAAGCCTTCGACAGGCTTGAGTGGACTTTCTTAATTAACGTCCGAAAGGAATTTGGGTTTGGTGATAAATTTTGTCAGTTGGTGCATCAATGTATTAGTTCCACTCAAATTGAAATTATGTTGAATGGTGCTCCTACTGCTCTGTTCTTTCCTTCTCGAGGAATCAGACAAGGTGGCCCTCTTTCGCCCTATCTTTTTATCCTAGCCATGGAATCATTCTCAGGATATCTTGCTTACTATGAAGATAACGACACGCTAACTGGTATGAATATCTCATGTTCAGCCCCTAAAATCAATCATCTtttatttgcagatgactgcatctTATTTTGTAAGTCCAATCAAGCTCACACAAGTAAGTTGCTTCAAGTAATTAATCATTTCAGTAGCTGTTCAGGTCAGATAATTAATTTCAATAAGTcagctttatttttctcatcaaatATGGAGCCAACAGATATTCAAGATGTTAGTGGTTTTCTTCAAATTAGAGAActaaatattaaagaagaaaaatgcTTGGTGCTTCCCTTCTTTGTAGGCAGAAACAAAAGAATTCCTTTCTTTATTCTGGTGGACAAAATGGATCACAAGTTTTCAAAGTGGAATGCAAGTAATATGTCAGAGACATCCAGGTCAGTAATGATTAGAAATGTATCTAATGCAATTCCTATTCATCATATGACAAGCTTTAAATTATCAGATGTTACAGTCAAAAAAATGAATTCTTCGTAACAATCGTTTTGGAGAAACAAAAGATCTAATAAAGGTAAACACATTGTTACTTGGAGACGGGAAAATCATCCAAAGATAGAAGGTGGCCTTGGATTTCGTGACATGCATATTGTTAACAGAGCTTTACTCACTAAATCATCATGTAAGTTCTGTACTGACAAAACTTCTATTATATATGACAAAGTCTTTGCAAGCCAAGTATTTTGCTGATGGGAAGATATTTAAcctaaagaaaaaaatacaatGCTACATGGTCGTGGAACAACATCAGCTCAGAACTTAAATTTGTGGAAAGATTTAGTTGTTGGAATATTGAAAATGGTAAGAACATTTTAATTTGGAAGCACAGGTGGATACCAGAAATTCCTACTCCTCCTCCTCCCAAGTTTGGGTGCATTCTTCATCACAACTATACCCATCCATCAGCTTTTCATGCAAGATTCTTCTTCTTGGAACATTAATTTACTCAATGAGTTACTTGAACCAGAAAACAATCATACATATTCTTCAGCTATCTATTCATCCGGATTGTGAAGATAGTCTCATCTGGCTTCTAGAACGGAGTGGTTATTTTTCAGTAAAGTCATCAAAATGTACGAAGAAGCTCATATAGCTCGGTCAGTTGGTCCACTTCTTCAAAAGATGTATATTGCACTGTGAAAGTTGCCTACATTGCCAAGAGTTCAACAGTTCCTATGGAAAGCTATCTCTAACCTTCTCTCTACTAAGGAAGCTTTGGGTTATAATGTGGTTGGTGATAACAATCTATGTCCGTTATGTGATCAACACGTAGAGTCTGCAGATCATCTCTTCATGTCTTGCACAGTTGCCAGACTTGTTTGGTTCACAGTATGGGATGGACTTCTAACCCTCGACTTAGTCTTGCAGACTGGATATCTAGCTGGTTCACTAATCATCCGTAATTGTGCAGGTGAACAACAAGGAGCAAGGTGTATCTTCTTGAAAGATCTCAGACATGCAGAACAAGCCGAATGCATGGAACTGTGGGAGGCGGTGAAATGGGCAAAGGAATTACAGCTAGCAAAGGTGCGGTTCGAGCTTGATACAAAATTGGTGATAAACGAAGTTAATAAAGATAATAGCTTTATTGACTGGAGATTGATCAACTATATTAAAGATATTAAGTTATTTTTTTTCTATATTTAGCTCTTGGAAATGTTATTACATTGGATGAGATATCTATGTTATGGATTGATTCTTCCCCTACAAAAAATCAGATTCCAG
This genomic stretch from Papaver somniferum cultivar HN1 chromosome 5, ASM357369v1, whole genome shotgun sequence harbors:
- the LOC113280606 gene encoding uncharacterized protein LOC113280606 translates to MKKDMPNIISHMQFACVLGRLNSENICIVQEIVQAMKRKEGKAGHLALKMDMSKAFDRLEWTFLINVRKEFGFGDKFCQLVHQCISSTQIEIMLNGAPTALFFPSRGIRQGGPLSPYLFILAMESFSGYLAYYEDNDTLTGMNISCSAPKINHLLFADDCILFCKSNQAHTSKLLQVINHFSSCSGQIINFNKSALFFSSNMEPTDIQDVSGFLQIRELNIKEEKCLVLPFFVGRNKRIPFFILVDKMDHKFSKWNASNMSETSRVQQFLWKAISNLLSTKEALGYNVVGDNNLCPLCDQHVESADHLFMSCTVARLVWFTVWDGLLTLDLVLQTGYLAGSLIIRNCAGEQQGARCIFLKDLRHAEQAECMELWEAVKWAKELQLAKVLVFATNLSALRYSHLSPPNILATWVLQLNNKWRLYIFIIGNEE